Proteins from a single region of Chloroherpeton thalassium ATCC 35110:
- the infC gene encoding translation initiation factor IF-3: MKNLAGKKSKFRVNNMIHVPEVRVILGDGHQQIMKTQEALRQAQKEGLDLIEIQPNAKPPVCRIVDYGKFLYEQDKRDKEQKKKQKASSVKEVRFHPNTDTHDFDFKAAHAEEFLKKGDKVRATVVFLGRSIIYTDQGYALLERLSERLSSVAKPEGPAKLEGKNLYVFYAPDKAKIVALERKEKQEKDAEQKLLAAEREERLKKMKDAEEKRNAEQESSNS; this comes from the coding sequence ATGAAAAATTTGGCAGGAAAAAAGAGCAAATTTCGGGTAAATAATATGATTCATGTCCCGGAAGTTCGAGTTATTTTGGGAGACGGCCATCAGCAGATCATGAAAACACAGGAAGCTTTGCGTCAGGCACAGAAAGAAGGTCTCGACCTGATTGAAATACAGCCTAATGCAAAGCCTCCGGTGTGCCGAATTGTGGATTATGGGAAGTTCTTATATGAACAAGATAAGCGCGACAAAGAGCAGAAGAAAAAGCAGAAAGCCTCGTCGGTCAAAGAAGTGCGCTTTCATCCAAACACGGACACGCACGATTTTGATTTCAAAGCGGCTCATGCCGAAGAGTTTTTGAAAAAAGGCGATAAAGTGCGCGCAACGGTGGTTTTTCTTGGTCGTTCTATCATCTACACCGATCAAGGTTATGCGCTTTTGGAACGCCTTTCCGAGCGGCTGAGCTCGGTGGCCAAGCCGGAAGGACCAGCCAAGCTTGAAGGTAAAAACCTCTACGTTTTCTACGCGCCGGATAAGGCTAAAATTGTAGCGCTTGAACGCAAAGAAAAACAGGAAAAAGACGCTGAACAAAAGCTTTTGGCGGCTGAGCGCGAAGAACGCCTCAAAAAAATGAAAGACGCCGAAGAGAAAAGAAATGCCGAGCAGGAGTCCAGCAATTCATAG